In a genomic window of Candidatus Neomarinimicrobiota bacterium:
- a CDS encoding rhomboid family intramembrane serine protease, producing the protein MRFGPRKMGDGVKQILIANAVVYMLTQITGLGFWAEWFGLNPHNVIFGLRVWQPFTYMFLHAGIWHVGINMLMLWMFGSELEKLWGRKEFIRFYVVTGAGAGVFSLVPYFLGVLTGYQGDIPSIIGASGAVYAILLAYAVTYPERKVLVYMIMPVKVKYLMLFMGFMTFASIGNGDGISHITHLGGLVVGWIYLRRNGRYRGLNIPWRQWLQKLQKINKIRIVQNDSPKRPRRTSSAAKQTGWHRVGNESELRQEMDALLDKITKVGYEQLSNREKERLLELSSKLSKDSTGRN; encoded by the coding sequence ATGCGATTTGGTCCTCGCAAGATGGGTGATGGTGTCAAACAGATCCTCATCGCGAATGCTGTTGTATATATGCTCACACAGATCACAGGTCTGGGTTTTTGGGCTGAATGGTTTGGACTCAATCCCCACAATGTCATTTTTGGTTTAAGGGTCTGGCAGCCCTTCACATATATGTTTCTGCATGCCGGGATCTGGCATGTTGGTATCAATATGCTCATGCTCTGGATGTTTGGTTCAGAACTGGAAAAACTCTGGGGGCGTAAAGAATTTATCAGATTCTATGTAGTAACCGGAGCAGGAGCTGGAGTCTTTTCGCTGGTGCCCTATTTCCTGGGTGTGTTAACTGGCTATCAGGGTGATATCCCCTCCATCATTGGAGCCAGCGGTGCGGTTTACGCCATTCTTTTGGCTTACGCCGTCACTTATCCCGAACGCAAGGTGCTGGTTTATATGATCATGCCAGTGAAAGTCAAATACCTCATGCTATTTATGGGTTTCATGACCTTCGCTTCCATTGGAAATGGTGACGGGATTAGTCATATCACCCACTTGGGCGGATTGGTAGTTGGCTGGATCTACTTACGCAGAAATGGTCGATATCGGGGCTTGAATATTCCCTGGCGTCAATGGTTGCAGAAACTGCAAAAGATCAACAAGATTCGTATTGTACAGAATGATAGTCCTAAACGTCCCCGTAGAACCAGTTCAGCAGCCAAACAGACGGGTTGGCATCGGGTAGGGAATGAATCAGAATTACGCCAGGAAATGGATGCTCTGTTGGACAAGATCACAAAAGTAGGCTATGAACAACTCAGCAATCGGGAAAAAGAACGCCTGCTGGAGTTATCATCAAAGCTATCTAAAGATAGCACAGGAAGAAATTAG